GTTGCATTCTACAAATCCCATTTCCAACATTTACCTCAACCTGAGAACAAAGACGGAAGAGGTTAATTAAGGATCCGATTTACTAGCAGATTTACTAGATTCAACAAAATTATCATAGAGATGAAGAGGTACATCATACATTATTCAAACCTAATCTAAAATTCAAACAACAAATTTGGAAAGCCTATGTTTTGCTATACAGGGTCAGGTAATCCATTTAGCTTTTGTGCCAAGCCAACACTGGATTGGATCACCACAATCCAGATTGCCAGTGCTCTAATGAGGCTACATATCACAAGACACAGATAAAAACAACAAGTAGAATAGTCAGAAAGTGTTGAGGAGaaagaaacaataaaaacacCCCCTtccattttacatttcttttaaaCAGTCAGACTCCTCATGTGATCCACAACACAAATTAAGAAAAATGTACATGCAATAAGggaattttttaattattaatctcCAAAAATTGCGGCATAATTAAGTTACAGGAATATGACAGTTGTTTTGGGGATATAATTATGGGGAAATTTTTTAACTCTACTGTACTGAAAGCCTCAATCTACCTATATCTATCTACTTTACCAGTTAAACAAATCAAATGCAAAACATGTACACTACATGATacaaatattgcattattttaccACATTTTATTGTCTGTTTCATACATAGCATTGTGAGGTCCAGCTCCACCTCCCTGGACGTCATGGGTTGAGCCTGACCAAGTCCAGCTCCACCTCTGTGTATCTAATGGGTGGAGGGATAGAGTTATGGGTGGGGCTAATGTAGGCCTGGATTTTCTAGCCCCACCCATTACACCCAGAGAGGGGGAGCTGGATTTCATGCTCAACACATGACTCTGCAGTGATGGCATCAAATGAAATATAGAAGACACTGCAGGTCACTGAAATCACACTTACTGTGTCTGTGACCGTGACTTACTGTATCTGTACTGCCTTCCTTCCACACCTTCAGCAGTCCTGACTCCACACACGTGATCAAAGAACTGGAAAAGAGGGAAGCATTAACCAGACCAGCAAAAAAATCATCAGCCACTGCAAAGACACGCATAACATGATATTGGCAACCACCTGTCAGTGACAGCCAGTCCTGTGAATCTGCCCTGTGAAGAATCTCCACACTCTCTGGTCGCCGTGAAGATCCCTTTATCCGTGCTGAAAGTTTTCACAGTGCCGTTCACACTGCCCACTAACACCTGCAAAGACGCACAAACAACGTCAGTCAGTCACTAAATCATGATTTAGTCCAGTCAGTCCAGTCCTCTCTCTCACCTCTGATTCGTGAGGGTCTCCCCATGCCATCACGCAAACCTCCTGATCCCGACTTAAGCAGCTCATCTCACAGAAGTTAAACGCCTGCTTTTTGCTGAGACTCACCCCTTAAGTTGACATATGGATACAAACAAATCATTAGTTTAGTGGCCCTCGAGAAAATTAAATGGCAGGTCTGTGGTCCCAACTCACGTGTACCAAACATGGCTAACTAGATAGTCAGAAAAGTGGACAATGTGTCGAAAAAGAGACGAGAAACTTCTAACAATAACTTACCCTTTAATATTCCCGTTTCGGACCCAAGCCATATTGTGCAATTTTGGCTTTTAGCAGCCATTTAAAAGGAAATGGGTGGTTTTGGATTTACCGACTTAATAAACAGACGTCCACGCTACTGTCACACACAACTCTGTCCGGGTGTAACGCGCAAGCCAAGTACTATTAGTTCCGCTACCCACTAAAAGTACTAGAGCAGACGATTGTCAAGCTTATATTTAATACCGTTGACTAAAATCATTATAAACTATCTCTTTATGGACACCCCCCCCCTCCATTTTTTcacttacacacaaaaaaacgatATTAGGCAGATTGTACAGcacaacatgaaggtgagtaaattattacaTATGCCTACAATATCTTATTTTTTGGGCGAAGTCTAAATTTAATGTTGCATTTTGACTCCAAGGTATTTCTGATACTTCTGCTATAATTACATAGCTGCTCATTTTCACGACTTTTATTTAGAGAATCATGGGCAATATAGGCCATGAAATCATGAGGCAATATAGGCCTATTAAAAGAAcgtaacactttatttcgataTAGTCCAATTTAGACATTCTACTGTTTTAAAAACACCAGTCATTAAAATATTAGTAGACTTAATATCTGCTTAATGTCTGCTAAAAACACTTTATTGACACCCccaactgactgactgactatTAGTAACTTTGCAAATAGGCCTACATGTCAAGTTTACTAACCCTAACCTGGCTATCAGTCGACTAACACTCTAAATTAGTTGACATGTAATTGCAAGGTTAGTTAGTGTAATGTAGTTAATAGAATGCCTAAAGGGGAAtattgaaataaagtgtaaccaaaaaatgaaattaaataattataaattatataaataaataaatctcataATCCCAATAACTGAATTTCCTTCGAGGTTTACACATTTTATTATCAATGAATTTACATGACTTTTATAGTTTgtgattacagttttttttttaattatttttttagtaaTAATTTCCATTAATTTCCAGGTCTAGAAATCATACTTTATAAAATTCCCACATACAGTATCAATATTTTTTGAGAACCCTAATTCTTTAATAAAGATTAATTAACTCCTTCCTTGTTAAGAGAAGGAATTAATTAATCCATGTTGTGTTGCGGTAGCCTTAATATGGATTAAAATGACATTTCCTGAAGGATAGAGGAGATAGTAaaaggagtgtgtgtgtaagaatcCACCAGATGGTACTCTTGGGCTCCATTAGAAAAGGAATCACATGGCATGCTGAAAAAAATCTGGTGTCCTATGAGCTTGAGgatatttaagggttaaaactAAATTTTCCTCTGAATCCTGGAGCCAAATCCTACAACATTCCTGTCATCCCTGTCTAGAAAATAATTCTAAATATTCAGAAAAAACTCCTAggctgttcattcattcttcaTCAAACTTTGTATAAAGCAGCtgctggcaaaaaaaaaaaaaaggcattttcaTCCATACGAGTGTTGCTATGTAGATTGTCAATTGTATGGCATTACACATTTTAAGAATTGGTTAAACTTGATACACACAGGACATTCTGAGGACAAATGCCAAAATGGATCAAATTCTACCCATAGGGTGCGCTACAAAAAAACCTGCATCTAATAGCCTAttactaatataatataactcATAACTAAACAAAGATGGTCACCAGCAGCCAATAAAACTTTTGCAGTTATAACGTCAAATCTGAATAGCCGATCTTTACGAAATAAAGCAGGCACTTAGAAGGGGTCACAATTTAGCTGTGTATTAAATTTGGTGGGAATCAGCCACAATGTGACGCTATAACACATTTGTGCATATAACTCTAAAGTCCTCATAATAAagatctttttatttatttttataaatcattaattGTTATCTTAATTTTATATATcctaatgataataaaaatatatttgtcaaGTTGCTGGACATGACCGAATGTGTTGCTgtccaattaaaataaaagacataATTATTTGTCTATTTTAATATAGAACAAAGCATAATACTTACATAAAGAGAGAAACACAGCCATTGTATCACCATATCATCTACATACTGTTGGTGCTTGGACCCCGATAATTGGCACTTGCAGCTATATTTGTCAGTGTTCCTGGAAAACAGAGAGAGCTGTATATATAGCAGTGGAAATGTAAGCAATAAAAGCAAATCAGAAGTCTTCATACTGGAATGATTCAGTTTTTCAGACATTTTAGGGATGATATGAAAATATGAGAGTTGAAATAATTTTCTAGGGAGGATTTACTGAAAATGGATTTGACACTATGTAAATGAGGTGGCAGGAAACACTTTAAGGGGGTGATACATTACTATATGGAAATTGTTTTATATGTaggtttatataattaaataaaaacaagaaaTTATATGAATATTATTAAATCATGAAATATATAGTGGcatttttaaaattgttttaaaatgtccaAGCCTGGAAaagttaaaagtaaaaaaaaaaaaaaaatatatatatatatatatatatatatatatatatatatatatatatatatatatatatatatatatatatatatatatatatatatatatatatatatatattaaaatatttggaAATTTCTAAAGCAATTTATACACTTTAAAAAAGGGGTCCTATAATGGCCCTTTTATaagatgtaaaataattatCTGATGTCCCTGAAGTGTGTATgtaaagttttagctcaaatAATTTTTCCAGGGACTGAGAATTTTTATAGCATGTAAAAATCACCACTTTTGAAAGTGGTGACAAtgataaatattacataaaaaaaaaaaaaaaaaaaaaaaaagggggacaCTGATTATTACAATGAGGATGGTATGATGATGAGAAGTGATGGTagtgataatataataaatagtaaatgtgtaattttgctTATGAATACACACCCACACCtacactcacccacacacaccttatacatgaacacacttttatttcactTCTAGAATTATGTAATTACTCGATTGTCAATTACTGCACTATTGTGGTTTGTATGTCTGtatgtcaataaaaaataaaataaaataaaataaaaaatcaccaCTTTTGGGGGGTGAGCAAAAATGCGCCTTTtctgtgtgtgtccctttaaatgcaaacagGCTGCTGCTCCCATCCCCCTTtctagaagagggcggagcaTCAAGAGCTCATGTTAGCAGCTCAGATTACCTCAGACACTGAAATATTGAACCTACCTCAGGCACTTAAAATGTCCGAAACGATTATGACTTTTATGCTTTAACCAGAGTCGGCAAtgatgatattattattattgatattattgttgctgtttgagcataaacaacatctgcaaagttatgacgctcaagaagaagtgacaacatgtagaCCAATGCAACAGGACATTTCTGAATAgttagttgatgaatttatgtagCTGATATGGAGTTAACTATCTTCAAGTTATTTATTAGCAtgttctgtcatgataatctataaatcgCTTATGTGGAAACTGTTGTAAGATGCCTACAGAGCCAGATAATATATATGCTGCATGAAGATAGAACAGGTATAGTTTAATGAcagttataacttatgttgtcatcttatgttatgttataacttatgttgtcaaAAGATGGACGTGACAGCATAAGCATACTTCTAAATGCGCTTGACTACAACAACTCTTCTTTTTCTCAACATGGCATTTGTTGTGTGTTCCCGGGGGCATACTATcaggaaaaaaaggtacagtgctgtcactgggggtGTATCCTAAgtaaaaaggtacatctttgtaccacCACTAAATGGTACACATCAGCACTTTAAGAGTGTATATTAGAACCTTTAAgatacatattagtacctttttggcTTTGTACCATGGGGTACCGCCccattgacagcaatgtaccttttttctgacagggcatggtttatgtaaattttagggttagtgatgtcactaacccgtGAATAAGTTTGTTTTAATGTAGTCCCACCATccgtttgttgtagtccttaaaaagcaatttctttaaaagaaaatatcacCCTTTGCTTGGAACTTTGAGCGtcataactttgcagatgttgtttatgctcaaacagcaactaTAATATgaatcataatcaaccacctGTTTAAGTTAAATTCTTCTCAAGCTGGTACATTTCTTTCTTACTGGAGCTATTTatacaaacatatttttttataatttaatctaataataataatgataatagaCCTAATCTATTTATTCCCATACCTGTATCTGATGtagaattaaaataaacacatcatataaaataataataaaaaaaatcataataattctTATGAACAACTGGATATTAAATGAATAATTCATGGAATTTGTGGGGAACcctgtgaaaagggaaaacagATTGTgagtgaaataaaataaatctcttCTACTCTTGATCTCTGAAAATATGACTGCAGATTTGACAGATTTGAGATCCTCATCTCTCTTGTAGTGACAGACGCACTTTCATGAAGAAAGTACAGGTAACATCATGTGAGAGAGAGTCAGTAAGAGaatgatagagagagagagagagagagagagagagagagagagagagagagagagagagagagagagagagtgagagtgagtgagtgagtgagagagtgagagacaAACAAGGGAagccaaaaaagaaaagactcGGAGCTCTGCCCCCTCATATCTCTCCAGGGAATGAGAGAGTAGGGCAGAAAATACAAGGACGAAAGAAAGAGAAGACTGTTGAATGTAGTTGAGCAGCACATTCACAGGTAataacatcacatttttattataatcaAAGAGATGAGGGCGAGAGAGAAGGGCTTTTCCATTGCTTGTGCTTTTGAGATCAAATACCAGCGGCAAATgcttgaattcataaaaatctgaGAGGCAGAGAAGGAATGAGAGCGAGAAGCGAAAGGGACATGGGCAAGGCAGATAGAGgaggaaaaaagagaaaaatgctTAATTAAGTGTCAGACTTCAAAGCAGTGCGGGATCATAAGCGTGAGATAAAACAGACAAATACGGCCAGCACATTCATACATTTTTCTTCTTTCTGCTGTTTCATACCTGGTCGCAGCAGCCAATGAGAGACGGTGATGGGACCAACACTGACACccagagcagagcagaccaGAGATTTCTGACATGGTGTCGACCCAGATTGATTGGAGGAAAATGAGGGGAGAGAGGACAGATGAAGACAGACTTGCGCCGCTGCTTCAAAAAACACAGGTAAATGCTCATGTTTTAACATCCTGTCATACAACGCAGCCAACTTAGTTAACCATTCCTCATCGTCATTTTGAACGCCTTTGTTTATATTTGTGTACTCTGTTGGATTGAACACCATTATAGCTTTGTTATGGATTCATGCAGAAAAATTGGCACATTTTActtttcaaatgattcattgcATCAGCCAAATCCagcagaaaatattttaaacaaatgcaGTAGTGTTTTGGAATACACGAATACAAAACCTTGAGATAATAAGTTCAATATATAGCTGTGAAAAACAAAATCCATATTAAgcaagctatatatatatatgtgtgtgtgtgtgtgtgtgtgtgtgtgtgtgtgtgtgtgtgtgtgtgtgtgtgtgtgtgtgtgtgtgtgtgtgtgtgtgtgtgtgtgtgtgtgtgttttaatttttaacTTGCAGCATCAATTACTCATTTAAATCATATGTTGCAATAATTCTGtctaaaatgtatgtcatttcTGACTTTGCATggtcattcatttgttcatatGAAATCCACAATACCAAATTATTAGCACTTAAAACTGATCAACTACCTTTCATTCTAAGAGAGGATATGAATCATTGTAAGAGCTGTGGATTAGATCCTCATATGTGTTCTGTTATTGATTGAAATGACACTACAGCAGTCTAATTGTAATTACCGTTCAACAATCATTGATCAAGCTGGGGTGAACACATTCAGCCATTCTTTACTTCTAAACCCGAATCAATGTGTCTTTTTCAGATCGTATACAGAGGACATTCATCTTCCGATGTACCCACAAGATATTTTTTAAGGTGTTCTGCTGTAAATAAGGTGTGTGGACCCAGTGTGCAGCACTAATCTTAGAGACGGGGGAGGGGAGCGATTCTCCACATTCATACAAACCCCCCTCTGCCAAtcagagagaaagacagacagagagggAGAAGGAGAGCAAGTGAAGGAACAGAGGATACAGCAGAGAGTGTGAAAAGAGGAAACAGCTCTAGCACTTATCTTAGGTGGACAGAGAAGAAGAattacacacacagtcacaagGCGTTTCAGCCAGCGGAGGCGGATAACCAGCCAGACACCTCATATCTGCAGCTTCAGACCAAGAAAATTCCTCTCTAATTCTCTCCCAACTTCATCCTTAGCTGGACCACAAGCTTTAAGACGaggggcagagagagagagccagaaGAAGAGGAAAGTGCTTCGCAACTTCCTTGTCGGGGGAGAGAGTGAGGGTAACGcagtaaagagagagagagagagcaggggAATACTCCCCCTCGCCCTCTCTCGACCCGGATCACCGTCAGGCTGGCTGGAACAGCCATGGCCTTCACCTTTGCGGCCTTTTGCTACATGTTAACACTCGTGTTATGCGCTGCACTCATCTTCTTCGTCATCTGGCAGGTACGTTTCGAGTCTTACTTTGTGAATGTGTACGAATTCTGTTACCTGTAACACTGTCACACTTCCATTTCAATTGGCACCGGAATCCATGCCATCGCCAAGTGTCTGACTGCGTGAgtgtgaatatgtgtgtgtgtgtgtctccgtGCCAGTTTTTTGAGCAAAGAGACTGGTGTGTGTCTGTCCAAGCTGTCTCTCCTGCCCTTAACAAGAGCCCTTATCCATGAGGTGAATACAAATCGCGCCAGTTATTATTAGAGCAGACATTCTGAGTCACGAATGAATAATGATTTACAGAACAAGTAGacggaaacaaaacaaaaaccataaGGAGGTGGGAGTCTACCTGTGTGTCTATGGACTCAAACATACACATACAGAGCGTAAATCTTAAGAAAACTAAAAACAGTATGTTTCACCTGAAATTATATTTCGCCTAAAGAAATTGCTATGTATTTTTAGGACTattaagacttttttttagATGGAAATTAAGCACATTTCCCCCTAATTCTCCATACTGTATAAAGTAAAACAAATCTCATTCTCTTTACTGTaatgcaaaatatatatatataaataaaatatctgtATACGCAGATATATTGTATACAAACTAAATGTTGTATTACAGTATTTCCACAGTAATAGTTTTAAAAAGAGGAAAACTATATTacattaatgacaatttttatAAGAATCACCTTTGAGAACAATGGGTGACCACAATCTttgattacaaaataaaagcaaCATCTGGATGCTTAACAGCATTAATAATACACAATTTAGGGGAAAATgtcattaatctttttttttacagtaatatTGATGTCATTTATATAATTCAAAAATCATTAATTTCCTGTGTAGGGTTGTGGATTCAAAAATAattccaaaatgtattcattttaattaccaaaatgtaatttcttattCTTTTGTTCTGATATTGGGGTGTAATGTGATTTAGACATGTTTTAGTGAGAACACCACtccacacataaacacacagagagagcgCTGAAGAGGAAGAGGTCAACAGCACATTTTGAACTCTACTGGTTGTTCTGTGCCAGCCCACTGTCTGTAGAATCACAAATGAAATTTGCACAGTAGCCGCATGAGACCCCGACATCATCTGTATTCTTCATATTAGAGGCAGCATTCTTGCAAAAGGCAACAGCAGACAAACACAACGGCCCTGAACTGTTAAAATCTGTCTAAAACAGTAAAACACCAGAGATCAAGGGAACAGAGGTTTCTACACCGAGACACAAGCCTTGAATGCCAAACGAGAAGTCAAGGATATTTTCAGATTGGCATTAGACTCCAGACCTTACGTGTAAGACGTTCAAAGGGCCATTAAGAAACAGACTTGAAATGACTGAGCATTGACTAATGACAGGAGTGGGAGAGATTCTAAACATGAGTCATTtggtgcgagtgtgtgtgtgtgtgtgtgtgtgtgtgtgtgtgtgtgtgtgtgtgtgtgtgtgtgtgtgtgtgtaaatgtatgtgagagaaagagagagcatGGAGACAGAGAGTGGGGGAGGCTGAGAGTCTGTGTATGAATGCATGCCTGTGAGAAACCATGTTATTGAGAATGCTTATCAAACCGTAATTTCGTTCTGATACCCCATCCTCCTTTCCTCTCCTTCTCCCCCCATCTTTGTTTGGCTCTCAGCCAATAAGAATGTGGACTCACTTCTATAGTAACCATGACACCCGCTTTGGGGTTCACTCGGTAACCATGGCAACTGCATCTGTTTACAGAGAACGGAGTGAGGGGATGGCAGGAGATAGGGATCTATAAGGGGGAAAAGAAGGAGGGGAGAACATAGCTTGAAGCTGTAGGAATGGCTTGAGAAATGTGTAAAGTTAAAGATGTGACGGTCTAATCATCCTACATCCTCTCTAACCTCCACAATGTCCAGTGGCTTTGTTGAAATGCCCATGTAACACAGATTATGTTTGTCTCTCCTCAAGATTATTGCGTTTGATGAGCTGCGCACAGACTTCAAAAACCCCATCGATCAGAGCAACCCCACAAGAGCGGTAAGGCTTTTCTTAGATCACGATTCCTTTCACACAGCATCAACTACTCAGCATCCCAACTGTGAACAGCGGGTTTCTGAGAAACTCTCTGGCATACGTGCATATATGTGAACACACGCAGCAACATGCATTCACGCTGCATGGTTACAAAACAGTTAGTGTGCTGCTAGAAATCTGATGGCGTTCTTCTGTATTTCCTCAGAGGGAAAGAATATTGAACATCGAGAGAATCTGCAACCTCCTCCGAAGGGTGAGTGGAATTGTGGGGGATCAATTCAAGTGTAAGCATAAGGTGGGGAGGACGTGTAAGAGAGGCCCTTAAAACAGCTATTGTCAAAAAAATACCCTtgctattaaattattattcattcaattattataaaattatagaaGGGACCATTTTGGCtacataaaaaaatctaaacagttgGTGAATTTATGCATCATAACGTTATAAAATACAGTATGACAAATGAATAATCTTTTTGAGATTTGATAAAAATGGCATGAACCATGTTATTAAATGATAAGTGCTATTAAAGATTAACTTTAAGTGAGCAGATAACACCACGTACATAAATATCCAAAAGTGGCTGATCatgataaataataaaatctCTAATATCATCCAATAATTAATGTAGTACTGATGCATTTTCACTCAGAAGTTTGGGgtcaatgtgttttttcttaaatattattcagcaaaaatgcattaaatggaTCGAAGGTGacagtaaaaataaaatgttacaaaatatttcaattttaaataaacactgttctcttgaactttctattcatcaaatatttctgaaaacaatgcatcacagtttccacaataaaatataaagcaagtgttttcaacattggtaataataataataagaaatgtttctaaaTCACCAAATCATCTTAAAAAATCtcaccaaccccaaacttttaaacagtggTGTGTCATGCATCCATACTTTAAAgtttgctaggcaacgtgggggagaggacgctggcgttgtctgttcgccgcttctccacccacaaatcatgttaatgtactattagatttagattttattttatttccttatgtttgtgactagtctaacagtcagagctacaattgggactgttgctgattgctggcagccactgagaggacgttgttcctcgtttcgccgttttccaccgcttctaatgtttacgtttgaattgctgcggttggttctggtttggaggacatttgatgtttctcgccgcggctgctcactggtggtctcccttgagcttaagctgcatggtggctgaagtttgcaccgggctagcgtcatccgggccatcgtaatcggcgtccggcatgatgttgggatgttccgcttctcggctgtgccgctgttccgtcctgcattgcggccgtggagcggcttggacttctgcgccgaccccggcgtgtccacagaagtgcccggaaaaatgttctgcctcctacatggtgctgcggcgatccccatcgtttgaatcgtcatgaagacccatcatctggtcttcagctgtcgtgcctcggcgatgtcatcgggacactgccgctgggagaaatctgaaacatggagtggaccacagtgtgctgcggagctaacagagacttccaccatcagctgttttctgttcaccatcagctctgcttctgttcaccatcagctctgtttctgttcaccatcagctctgcttctgttcaccatcagctctgtttctgttcaccatcagctctgtttctgttcaccatcagctctgtttctgttcaccatcagctctgtttctgttctgttttctgtgttagttgattgtttgtagtattctaaatttttacttgttattcattttttgttgtcccccccccctttgttgcactttgagattcttcagaatgaaaagtgcattataaataaaatctattattattattattaagtcctcatgaaatcaaaatcgatcttatttactttgtcatcacatattacaggtcttagggtgaacaagtaatccgtgcaagttaatacacagaaaaaaatagtttgccGTTGTactctttaatcaaaatctcaaaaagtaaCTTCTTTTCTCCTGAAAAGTAACGTTCCTTCTCAGCTGATGTCAGTTTGACGgcttgcattttaaaatgcGTAACCATTCCCCCTAACTGTTCGTCTGCTATTATTgtgagatggagaggaggagcgctgaggtaaaactgccctctattcaatattccgtttcacttggaaatacgtcacagcactgaagaaaactctaCTACTCGCTACTTCAGGTTCACTGGGACTTAAATGCTTAGAAATGCCACGAATAGGCAGTTTGAAATACCCTCTCATAGACCCTCTAGTCTAGAGTATCTTCAGAGCGCAGGGGGTCAATGATAAAGAATCAGAACTGATTGTGCGAACAATAAGAGTGTTCCCAGCAAGCAACAGCCGTCATTTCGCCGTCTctatagacctgatatagtccGGCTATGAGTAACCCAATTCTAGCCAAAATTGCAgttttgccaaaataacttgcAAGATGCATGATATTCCATCATGcaagcaaagtcaacagtgattacaaggtgcttggtttttatttctttgacatgttcatgttctagATGACTAGTCTATTCTTGGGCTATGGTTACATTTTCACTGTTTTAGCCTAGACGTCAGGGTGTGTTTGGACGTCTATTAGACGTCTTTTAAAcgcaaaattgcttgctggcttatgatggatatatatatacacatgacGAGTATTTGATCTTTAACTCTGTCTTCCAGCTGGTGGTTCCAGAGTATTCGATCCACGGGCTGTTCTGTCTGATGTTCATGTGCGCAGGCGAGTGGGTAACTCTGGGCCTTAACATCCCCCTGCTGCTCTACCATCTCTGGAGGTACAAACTGTTCCTCTCACACATCTACTTAACTGGAATTTCAAAATTGGCCCCCAGTAGT
The window above is part of the Pseudorasbora parva isolate DD20220531a chromosome 23, ASM2467924v1, whole genome shotgun sequence genome. Proteins encoded here:
- the cnih2 gene encoding protein cornichon homolog 2; its protein translation is MAFTFAAFCYMLTLVLCAALIFFVIWQIIAFDELRTDFKNPIDQSNPTRARERILNIERICNLLRRLVVPEYSIHGLFCLMFMCAGEWVTLGLNIPLLLYHLWRFFHRPADGSEVMYDPVSVMNADILNYCQKESWCKLGFYLLSFFYYLYSMVYALVSF